A stretch of DNA from Gottschalkia acidurici 9a:
CTTCATGAAGTTTTTCTTTTGCTTCATCTGTAATATTAAACTTCATTTTCATCACTCCTTAATTTTGAGTTTATTTTCTTACTTATCTTATACCCTTTTTATCATTTTATAACCTTTTTATTTTTGTATATTTAAATATCCAAATGTTACGATGTTATTTTATCATAATAACAATATATCTAAAAGTAGTTTTTTGAATATTCCTTGAGCATATCTATAAACACTCTGGCGATCGTAGACGTTTTACTACCTTTAGGATAAATATATGAAAAATCTCTTGTATACTTGTCATCCATAGGTATTAAACGTATATTGTCATATTTCAATTCTTCTTCTACTACTAGTGATGATATAAAGGTAATTCCTAAATTATTTTTTACTGTTTCTTTTATAGCATAGTTACTTCCAAGCACTATTATGCTTTTCGGACTTATTTTATTTTTCAATAAAAAAAGATCTAGCTGTTCTCTACTTCCAGAACCTTTTTCTCTTCCTATCCATACTTGATTCTCAATATATTCCTTTGAAATTTTATTTTTTAAAATAGGATTATTTTTACCTACTGCTAAGACTATATTATCTTCATATATACTTTCATATGTAAATTTATTTTTATTAACTGTTCCTTCTATTAATCCTAAATCCAATTCATAATTTTCTACTTTCTCACATATATGAGATGTATTTTCTATAGTAATGTACAACTCTATATCTTTATATTTTTCCCTAAATACACCTAAAAACGATGGAATAAAATACTCTCCTAATGTAAAACTACAACCTATATGCAGTACCCCTTTCATTTTGCTTTCATATCCACTTAATTCCTCTTTAGTTTCTTCTAGAATATTTATAATCTTTTTAGCTTTCTCATACAATAGTTTTCCTTGTTTTGTTATGAATATCTTTTTTTGCTTAACAGACCTTTGTATAAGAGTTGTTTCAAAGTATTGCTCAAGATTTTTTATATGAAGACTCACGCTTGGTTGTGAAAGACCGATTTTCTCCCCTGCTTTTGTGAAGTTATTGCATTCAACGACACATATAAATGTTTTTAACTCTTCTATCATTAGATATCTACTCCTTCTTACACTAATCATTAGTATTCTAAATGATTATTATTAAATATATATATTTTACTTATGATTATATAATTATTATACTTTATTATGCAAATAACTTTAGTATCTCTTGTATTCCTTAAATAGCTAAACTTTTATTTCTATCTATATTTTCTTAAATCTTATTGTCATAAATAATAAAGGCAGGTGTCTTATATGAAATACATTAAAATACTCCCTGGTCTTATAGTTTGTATCTTAATAGCTTACTTAGGACAATTTCTAGGGTCATATATTCCAAGCATTGGTGGTGCATCTATTGCTATTTTTCTTGGTATTTTATTAAAAAATACTTTATTAAATAATAAGTTATTTGAAAAAGGAAGCACATTTGCTGAATCTAATCTTTTGTCTTATTCTATAGTCCTACTTGGAGGAACTTTAAGTGCGAAAACTATTATGCAAATAGGTAATACTGGAGTAACTTTTATAGTTATCCAAATGACTATAACTATACTCGGAGCTATTTTTATAGGTAAAAAGTTAGGCTTTTCTAAAAAGTTTCGTTTTTTAATGGCAAGTGGTAACGCTGTATGTGGATCGTCAGCTATAGGGGCAACTGCTCCAGCCATAGGAGCTAGTGATGAGGATAAAAGCATAAGCATAACTATAGTAAACGTAACTGGTACTGTTTTAATGCTGTTACTTCCTTTAATAGCTAAATTTACTTTTTCATATGATACAGTTAAAACATCTGCTCTTATAGGTGGAGTTCTTCAGTCAGTTGGACAAGTTGTTGCTAGTGGGAGCATGGTCAGTTTAGATGTAAAGGATTTATCTACTATCTTTAAGATAGTTAGAATAATATTTTTAGTTTTTGTTGTTTTATCTTTTAGCATGTTGAATAATGATGGCCTGGACAAAAAAAATATAAAAAATAAATCTAAATTGTCAAATATAAAAGTTCCTTGGTATGTTGTTGGCTTTTTTATAATGTGTTTTCTATTTACAGTAGGTATTATTCCTAGCGAAATATCTAGAGCATTTAAATCTATAAGCAATAGTTTTGAAATAATAGCTCTAGCTGGTATAGGTATGAGAGTTAACTTAAAGTCTCTCATAAAGCAAGGATTTAAAATTTCTGTTTATGCCATACTTATAGCACTAGTTCAAGTAGTATCTGCTCTTTCATTAATAACTCTTCTTATTTCATAAGTTTATTTACAACGAAAAGTCATGCACCTAGGATTAATTAGTACATGACTTCTCAATGTATATATATTAAGTTTTAAGTTCTCAGAGTTTATCTATTTATTTTTCATTTATTATTTCATTTGTTATTGCATTTATACTAATTTTTTTATCAAAATCTATACAATATACTAATTTAACTACATCTTGCTTATCTTTATCATTTTCTCGTAATATGTATCTTAGATCGAAATCATAATTGTTTAATAAAGCTTCATATGCTTCTTCTTTTGTTATAACATTCTGCTTATCTGGGAATTGTCCTATATCATCCCAATCGTAAACGAATGTCTCTATATCTCCCGTCTCAGGATCTACACGTATGTTAAATCCATTTTCTGCAAAGTATACGTCATTTTCTTTTCTACCAAAGGCAAATTCATGAATACCATTGTCTAATACTCTGTCAAACTCCTCTATATAAGATATCTTTTCAAACTTATTTGGATGAACTTTTTTTATAAAGTCTGAAGCTATTTTTAACATATCTTTTTTTTGATACTTTTCTTCTCTTTTTGTTTCATACTTTCTTTTGTTAAAGGATTTAACCTCTTTAGTTTTTAAATCAATTCTTACATCAATATGATCTAATACATAATCATTTTTATTTTCTACGTTTCTAAACCGTAATTCCAACACATGATTACTAGCATTATGTTCTTGGTACAACAAATACGCACCATATATTCTATAATTTTTATCAATATTTACAAAATCTCTAGCTATTTTTTCTGCCTCTTTTTCACTTATCATACTATATTTTTCTTTTTGAGTTGAAGGTTCTTTATAAAAATATGCTTTACCTGTGGAAAAATTTCTATTTTTATTTTTAGTGTAATAATCTAAGGTTTCTTTAGTTTTAGCGTCTATCAATTTAGATGGATCTTTTATAGAGTAAGATAAATAGGGATTTTGGGTCTTATAGTCTAGTTCGTATAAAAGTTGTAAATCTACATTATCTTTGAATATTTTTTTTGCTTCATCTTCTGATAGTATGTTTGACTTATTTGGTAAAACCATATCCTTATCTGATGATTTTACCATACCTATTAAGTCTTTCATTGTTGGACCAATCTGTATCATTCCAATATCTCCAGTATAACTGTTTAATGTAACATACATACCGTTTTCATAAAAAGGTATATTATCTTCTTTTCTTATATAACTTATATCTATATGGTCTTGATTTATTTCTTTAATTTCATCAATTTCAATTTTTTTTAATATTCCAGGACTAACTCTTTCTATATATTTCTCAAAATTTTTAATTGCGTCTTCACTTTTTATTTCATCTTTGTTTGCTTCTACGTTATCAATATGATTCATAACATATGAATTATAGTACTTACTTATTGTCCTGTCTTTATTAATACTTATATCCAAAGAAGCATCGTCTTTTTCACTTTTCTTAAATGTGACAGAGTAATAGTTTTCTTTCGACCCTTCACTTACGTAGAATTTAGCGCTACTATACTCCTCACCAATACCAAATATTGATCTTATCTCCTCTATGAGCTGTTGTTGTAACTCTTCATCTTGCTCTATTAACATATCTAATGGCTTGTCCTTCATAACTATTAATTTACTCTTTTCTATACTTTTATCTATCGCACTTGCACTGTTACAGCCTGTTGTTATACTAATTATACAGATCATTGGTACTAATGTTTTAACAACCTTTTTTCTAAATTTCATTATCCATACCAATCCTTTCTAGACCATTTTATAATCTAAATATTTAAATGCATAAATGATAGAATAAAATAGCTAATTGTATTAATTAATGTAGCAAGAAAGTTATCTTACAATTGTTTTATCTTTTCTATTCATTCTTATTTCCTTATATTATTATTTTACTTTTATTATTTTCTCATCATTTTCACCTAGTACCTCACCTGTTCTAGCATCTAGACTAATTTCTTTATAAAAATCTACCCCATATACTAGTTTAATTATATTTCTTTTACCTTTATCATCTTCTAGTATCGTATATCTTAAATCAAAATCATAATTGTTTAATAGAGTTTCATATGCCTCTTCTTTTGTTATGATATCCTGCTTATCTGAAAATTCATCTATATTATCCCAGTCATAAAAAAAGCCTACTATATCTCCTGTTTGAGGGTCTACATCTACAATAAATCCATTCTCTATAAAGTGTATGCCATTTTCTATTCTACTAATTTTAAATCTATGTATTCCATTACTTAACTCTTCATCTCCTATATAAGATGTCTTTTCAAACTTTTCTGGATGAGCCTTTTTTGTAAAGTCTTTAGCTAGTTTTAATGTATCTTTTTTATTATATTTTTCCTCTCTTTTGCCTTCATACTTTCTTTTATTGAAAGATCTAACTTCTTTAGTTCTAGCGTTAACATTTACTACAACAATGTCTAATGCATCATCTGTATCTCCATTTCTGTCCCAAAATCTTAACTCCCATAGCCAATCATCAGTATCATATTTATTACGCAGTATGTATACATCCATATCTTTATTTTCTATTTTATAATTTTCACCAATATCCAAATACTCTCTAGCTATCTCTTCCGCCTCTTTTTCACTTATCATACTGTCTTTTTCTTTTTGAGTTAAAGGTTCTTCATAGTAATAATAACTTTTACCCATACGTAAACTTATCCTTTCGTCCTCAGAATAATAGTCTAGAGTTTTTTTGGTTTTAGCATCGA
This window harbors:
- a CDS encoding YcdB/YcdC domain-containing protein, whose amino-acid sequence is MKFRKKVVKTLVPMICIISITTGCNSASAIDKSIEKSKLIVMKDKPLDMLIEQDEELQQQLIEEIRSIFGIGEEYSSAKFYVSEGSKENYYSVTFKKSEKDDASLDISINKDRTISKYYNSYVMNHIDNVEANKDEIKSEDAIKNFEKYIERVSPGILKKIEIDEIKEINQDHIDISYIRKEDNIPFYENGMYVTLNSYTGDIGMIQIGPTMKDLIGMVKSSDKDMVLPNKSNILSEDEAKKIFKDNVDLQLLYELDYKTQNPYLSYSIKDPSKLIDAKTKETLDYYTKNKNRNFSTGKAYFYKEPSTQKEKYSMISEKEAEKIARDFVNIDKNYRIYGAYLLYQEHNASNHVLELRFRNVENKNDYVLDHIDVRIDLKTKEVKSFNKRKYETKREEKYQKKDMLKIASDFIKKVHPNKFEKISYIEEFDRVLDNGIHEFAFGRKENDVYFAENGFNIRVDPETGDIETFVYDWDDIGQFPDKQNVITKEEAYEALLNNYDFDLRYILRENDKDKQDVVKLVYCIDFDKKISINAITNEIINEK
- a CDS encoding YcdB/YcdC domain-containing protein, with protein sequence MRLKKTIIRIGIPMVCIVSITTGCNSVSAIDKNIEKSKLIVMEDKPLDVLIEQDEELQQKLIEKLRIIFDIGEEYKYTKFKVFEGYDVVFKKNEKDSKAISVFLNKDMIITRYDNTYIDPYRNQDVYELKANISKNEQEKYIKNFEQYMEKISPGILDEVELDKINLGNQSYVRLDYVRKENGVQFFNDTLYASLNSNTGEITSIQFNSATNSLLETAGVVNDNMVIPDKENIISKDEAKKIFKDKVGLELLYKLDYKTKVPYLFYSIKNPSSLIDAKTKKTLDYYSEDERISLRMGKSYYYYEEPLTQKEKDSMISEKEAEEIAREYLDIGENYKIENKDMDVYILRNKYDTDDWLWELRFWDRNGDTDDALDIVVVNVNARTKEVRSFNKRKYEGKREEKYNKKDTLKLAKDFTKKAHPEKFEKTSYIGDEELSNGIHRFKISRIENGIHFIENGFIVDVDPQTGDIVGFFYDWDNIDEFSDKQDIITKEEAYETLLNNYDFDLRYTILEDDKGKRNIIKLVYGVDFYKEISLDARTGEVLGENDEKIIKVK
- a CDS encoding YeiH family protein, producing the protein MKYIKILPGLIVCILIAYLGQFLGSYIPSIGGASIAIFLGILLKNTLLNNKLFEKGSTFAESNLLSYSIVLLGGTLSAKTIMQIGNTGVTFIVIQMTITILGAIFIGKKLGFSKKFRFLMASGNAVCGSSAIGATAPAIGASDEDKSISITIVNVTGTVLMLLLPLIAKFTFSYDTVKTSALIGGVLQSVGQVVASGSMVSLDVKDLSTIFKIVRIIFLVFVVLSFSMLNNDGLDKKNIKNKSKLSNIKVPWYVVGFFIMCFLFTVGIIPSEISRAFKSISNSFEIIALAGIGMRVNLKSLIKQGFKISVYAILIALVQVVSALSLITLLIS
- a CDS encoding LysR family transcriptional regulator — translated: MIEELKTFICVVECNNFTKAGEKIGLSQPSVSLHIKNLEQYFETTLIQRSVKQKKIFITKQGKLLYEKAKKIINILEETKEELSGYESKMKGVLHIGCSFTLGEYFIPSFLGVFREKYKDIELYITIENTSHICEKVENYELDLGLIEGTVNKNKFTYESIYEDNIVLAVGKNNPILKNKISKEYIENQVWIGREKGSGSREQLDLFLLKNKISPKSIIVLGSNYAIKETVKNNLGITFISSLVVEEELKYDNIRLIPMDDKYTRDFSYIYPKGSKTSTIARVFIDMLKEYSKNYF